A part of Toxotes jaculatrix isolate fToxJac2 chromosome 24, fToxJac2.pri, whole genome shotgun sequence genomic DNA contains:
- the LOC121178056 gene encoding cytochrome P450 20A1 yields the protein MLDFAIFAVTFVIILVGAVLYLYPSSRRASGIPGLNPTDEKDGNLQDIVNRGSLHEFLVSLHQEFGSVASFWFGGRPVVSLGSVSQLQQHINPNHTTDSFETMLKSLLGYQSGMGGGASETMMRKKVYESAVNNTLKTNFPLVLKLVEELVGKWKSFPEAQHIPLCAHQLGLAMKTVTQLALGERFRDDTEVISFRKNHDAIWSEIGKGYLDGSLEKSSSRKGHYEKALSEMESVLLSVAKERKAQRKQTVFVDALLQSSLTERQIMEDCMVFTLAGCVITANLCIWALHFLSTSEEVQEKLYQELEDVLGSDPVSLDKIPQLRYCQQVLNETVRTAKLTPVAARLQEVEGKVDQHVIPKETLVIYALGVVLQDSDTWSTPYRFDPDRFEEESARKSFCLLGFSGNQTCPELRFAYTVATVLLSSLVRQLKLHKLKGQVIEVRSELVSSPKDETWITVSRRG from the exons ATGCTGGACTTTGCCATCTTTGCTGTCACGTTTGTCATCATTTTAGTCGGCGCTGTTCTCTACTTGTACCCG TCATCCAGAAGAGCCTCTGGCATCCCAGGTCTCAACCCTACAGATGAGAA GGATGGGAACCTGCAGGACATCGTGAACAGAGGCAGTCTGCACGAGTTCCTGGTCAGTCTGCATCAGGAGTTCGGGTCTGTGGCATCATTCTGGTTCGGCGGTCGGCCGGTGGTCAGCCTGGGCTCTGTGAGCCAGCTACAGCAACACATCAACCCCAACCACACCA CTGACTCCTTTGAGACGATGCTCAAGTCGTTGCTAGGTTACCAGTCAGGGATGGGAGGCGGGGCCAGTGAGACCATGATGAGAAAAAAGGTGTACGAGAGTGCTGTCAACAATACACTGAAGACCAACTTCCCTCTTGTGCTCAAG ctggtggaggagctggTTGGGAAGTGGAAGTCGTTCCCAGAGGCTCAGCACATCCCACTGTGTGCCCACCAGCTGGGTTTGGCCATGAAGACCGTCACCCAGCTTGCCCTGGGTGAGCGCTTCAGAGACGACACGGAGGTCATTTCCTTCCGCAAGAACCATGACGCG ATCTGGTCAGAGATCGGGAAAGGCTACTTGGATGGCTCCCTGGAGAAGAGCTCCAGCAGAAAAGGACATTATGAGAAGG CTCTGTCAGAGATGGAGTCTGTGCTTCTGTCAGTGGCTAAGGAGAGAAAAGCCCAGAGGAAGCAGACGGTGTTTGTCGACGCTCTGCTTCAGTCCAGCCTCACAGAGCGACAG atcaTGGAGGATTGCATGGTTTTCACTTTGGCCGGATGCGTCATCACTGCCAACT TGTGTATCTGGGcacttcacttcctgtccacCTCAGAGGAAGTTCAGGAAAAGCTGtaccaggagctggaggacgtTTTGGGTTCGGATCCAGTTTCCCTGGACAAGATCCCTCAGCTTAG ATACTGCCAGCAGGTCCTCAACGAGACGGTGAGGACTGCCAAGCTGACCCCCGTCGCGGCTCGGCTTCAGGAAGTGGAGGGCAAAGTCGACCAACATGTCATCCCCAAAGAG ACTCTGGTGATCTACGCTTTAGGAGTAGTCCTGCAAGATTCTGACACCTGGAGCACCCCATACAG GTTTGACCCAGATCGATTTGAGGAGGAATCAGCCAGGAAGAGCTTCTGTCTGCTCGGCTTCTCTGGGAATCAAACATGCCCAGAGCTCAG GTTCGCCTACACCGTAGCCACTGTCCTGCTCAGCTCTTTGGTGCGGCAGCTGAAGCTTCACAAGTTGAAAGGACAAGTCATTGAGGTCAGATCTGAGCTGGTGTCCTCACCTAAGGACGAAACCTGGATCACTGTCAGCAGAAGAGGCTAG